In Bos taurus isolate L1 Dominette 01449 registration number 42190680 breed Hereford chromosome 11, ARS-UCD2.0, whole genome shotgun sequence, one DNA window encodes the following:
- the OR1J32 gene encoding olfactory receptor family 1 subfamily J member 32 codes for MRLENQSHVSEFLLLGLPIQPKQQGVFFALFLGVYLTMVLGNLLILLLIRLDPRLHTPMYFFLSHLAFTDISFSSVTIPKMLINMQTQDQSIPYAECIAQMYFFLLFGCIDNLLLVAMAYDRYVAICHPLHYTTIMREGLCMFLLAGSWLLSCVIALSHTILLAQLSFCEDNIIPHFFCDLAALLKLSCSDTSVNELVIFTAGTAVVILPLSGILVSYGLIGVSILRVPSTKGICKALSTCGSHLSVVSLFYGTIMALYFSTSSGKSKDKDMIASLMYTLVTPMLNPFIYSLRNRDMKLALGFLFRRNNFLIQ; via the coding sequence ATGAGACTTGAGAATCAGAGCCATGTGTCCGAgttcctcctcctggggctccCCATCCAGCCAAAGCAGCAGGGCGTGTTCTTCGCCCTGTTCCTGGGCGTGTACCTGACCATGGTGCTGGGCAACCTGCTCATCCTCCTGCTCATCAGGCTGGACCCTCGCCtccacacacccatgtacttcttcctcagccACTTGGCCTTCACTGACATCTCCTTCTCATCTGTCACCATCCCTAAGATGCTGATAAACATGCAAACCCAGGATCAATCCATCCCCTATGCAGAGTGCATAGCACAGAtgtattttttcctactttttggcTGCATTGATAACCTTCTTCTTGTAGCGATGGCTTATGACAGGTACGTGGCCATCTGTCACCCTCTCCACTACACCACCATCATGAGGGAGGGGCTGTGTATGTTTCTGCTGGCTGGATCTTGGCTCCTCTCTTGTGTCATTGCCCTGTCCCACACCATCCTCCTGGCGCAGCTGTCCTTCTGTGAAGACAACATCATCCCACATTTCTTCTGTGACCTTGCTGCCCTGCTCAAGCTCTCCTGCTCAGACACCTCTGTCAATGAGCTGGTCATATTCACTGCAGGGACTGCAGTTGTTATTCTTCCACTGAGTGGCATCCTGGTCTCTTATGGTCTCATTGGGGTCTCCATCCTGAGGGTCCCTTCTACGAAGGGGATCTGCAAAGCCCTGTCCACCTGTGGCTCCCACCTCTCTGTGGTGTCTCTATTCTATGGAACCATTATGGCACTGTACTTTTCCACTTCATCAGGCAAGTCCAAAGACAAAGACATGATTGCCTCACTGATGTACACACTGGTGACACCAATGCTAAACCCCTTCATCTACAGCCTAAGGAACAGAGACATGAAATtggctctgggatttcttttcaGAAGAAATAACTTTCTCATCCAGTGA